The Pseudodesulfovibrio alkaliphilus DNA window CTGACCTGGCCCGACGGCTCAGGCCCGGACCTCATTGTGGACGATGGCGGCGACGCCACCCTCATGGTCCACCAGGGCGTCAAGGTGGAGGCCGACCCCGGCCTGTGCGACAAAGAATACGATGTGGACGAGTTTCAGATCATCATGGACCGCCTCAAGGCGGGGCTGATCACCAGCCCCGGCAAATGGACGGCCATGGCCAAAAAGATTCGCGGCGTGTCCGAGGAAACCACTACCGGCGTGCATCGGCTTTACGAGATGCAGCGCACGGGCGAGCTGCTCTTCCCGGCCATCAACGTCAACGACTCGGTGACCAAGTCCAAGTTCGACAACCTCTACGGCTGCCGGGAGTCCCTGGCAGACGGCATCAAGCGGGCCACTGACGTGATGGTGGCCGGCAAGGTGGTTGTCGTGGTGGGCTACGGCGATGTGGGCAAGGGGTGCGCCCAGTCCATGCGCGGCTTCGGCGCCCGCGTGCTGGTCACGGAGATCGACCCCATCTGCGCCCTGCAGGCCGCCATGGAGGGCTACGAAGTCACCACCATGGCCGATGCGGCGCCCAGAGGGGACATCTTCGTCACCTGCACCGGCAATTACCATGTCGTTACCGGCGAGCACATGGATGCCATGAAGGACGAGGCCATCCTCTGCAACATCGGCCATTTCGACTCCGAGATCGAAATGGCCCACCTGGAGAAGAATCCCAAGGCGGTCAAGAAAACCGTCAAACCCCAGGTGGACAAGTGGACCCTGCCCTCGGGCAAGTCCCTCATCGTCCTGGCCGAGGGGCGGCTGGTCAACCTGGGTTGCGCCACCGGCCATCCGAGTTTTGTCATGTCCAACTCCTTCACCAATCAGGTGCTGGCCCAGCTTGATCTGGCCGGGAACGACTACGACCCCAGGGTCATGATCCTGCCCAAGAAACTGGACGAGGAAGTGGCCCGGCTGCATCTGGAACGCCTGGGCGTCAAGCTCGAAAAGCTGACCAGGAAGCAGGCCGAGTACATCGGCGTGGATATCGAGGGCCCGTACAAGCCCGACCATTACCGTTACTAGCATTGCGGCGAAACAGGGGGCTTCGGCCCCCTTCTTCGTCATCTGCCGGGTCATGCGGACATTTCGTGGAGGCGGACCGGGCAGGGATGTGGTATGAGGAGAGCCATGCGCAACACCCCATCAGCCGTAACCGCCTGTTTTGCGATGGCCTTGCCGGTCCTGGCTCTGCTGGCTTCGCTCTGGCACGCTTCGGCCCATGCCTTTGAGGTGACGGTCAGGGTGTCCAGCGTCAAGGTGGATTTCGGCCTGCCCCATGCGCCGGAGAACCTGCTGGACAACGACCCGTCCACTGCCTGGGTCGGCGGCGGCGTGGGGCCGGGTGTCGGCCAGTGGATAGAATTGTCCTTCGGGGTGCCCACGCGGGTCGC harbors:
- the ahcY gene encoding adenosylhomocysteinase gives rise to the protein MTKNIKPVDPACENKVADMSLAGWGLMEMQLSEREMPGLMALIEKHGRDKPLSGFKVMGSLHMTIQTAMLIKCLYELGADIRWASCNIFSTQDHAAAAIAQSGMAKVFAWKGETLEEYWWCTEQALTWPDGSGPDLIVDDGGDATLMVHQGVKVEADPGLCDKEYDVDEFQIIMDRLKAGLITSPGKWTAMAKKIRGVSEETTTGVHRLYEMQRTGELLFPAINVNDSVTKSKFDNLYGCRESLADGIKRATDVMVAGKVVVVVGYGDVGKGCAQSMRGFGARVLVTEIDPICALQAAMEGYEVTTMADAAPRGDIFVTCTGNYHVVTGEHMDAMKDEAILCNIGHFDSEIEMAHLEKNPKAVKKTVKPQVDKWTLPSGKSLIVLAEGRLVNLGCATGHPSFVMSNSFTNQVLAQLDLAGNDYDPRVMILPKKLDEEVARLHLERLGVKLEKLTRKQAEYIGVDIEGPYKPDHYRY